One Sinorhizobium mexicanum genomic region harbors:
- the cydB gene encoding cytochrome d ubiquinol oxidase subunit II, which translates to MNFDLPLIWAAIIAFAVLAYVVLDGFDLGVGILFPLFPEKHDRDVMMNSVAPVWDGNETWLVLGGGGLMAVFPLAYATILPALYAPIIAMLIGLIFRGVAFEYRWRTKRAEFLWNWAFAGGSMLAAFAQGIALGALVQGIPVENRAYAGSWWDWLTPFSIVTGIAIVVGYALLGATWLVMKTRGDLADRARAIALKCCFATIGAMGVVSLWTPFLEPVYLQRWFGWPTAIFSIIVPLLVLGCLYLLIKGIRERYDAQPFVAALGLFVLGYIGIGISFYPYMVPPSLTIWEAAAPEESLAFLLAGALVLVPIILAYTGYAYWVFRGKVDPEEGYH; encoded by the coding sequence ATGAACTTTGATCTTCCACTGATCTGGGCCGCCATCATTGCCTTTGCCGTTCTGGCCTATGTCGTTCTCGACGGCTTCGACCTCGGCGTCGGTATCCTTTTCCCGCTCTTCCCCGAGAAGCATGATCGCGACGTGATGATGAACTCGGTTGCCCCCGTGTGGGACGGCAACGAGACCTGGCTCGTGCTCGGCGGCGGCGGCCTGATGGCCGTTTTCCCGCTTGCCTATGCGACGATCCTGCCGGCGCTCTATGCGCCGATCATCGCAATGCTGATCGGCCTCATCTTCCGGGGTGTCGCATTCGAATATCGCTGGCGTACGAAGCGCGCCGAATTTCTGTGGAACTGGGCCTTTGCCGGCGGCTCGATGCTGGCCGCCTTCGCGCAAGGGATCGCACTCGGTGCATTGGTCCAGGGCATACCGGTCGAAAACCGCGCCTATGCCGGCAGCTGGTGGGACTGGCTAACGCCCTTTTCCATCGTGACCGGCATCGCGATTGTCGTCGGCTATGCCTTGCTCGGCGCCACCTGGCTCGTCATGAAGACGCGCGGCGATCTCGCCGACCGGGCACGCGCAATTGCGCTCAAGTGCTGCTTTGCGACCATCGGGGCGATGGGTGTCGTCAGCCTTTGGACGCCATTTCTCGAGCCGGTCTATCTGCAACGCTGGTTCGGCTGGCCGACGGCAATTTTCAGCATCATCGTTCCCTTGCTCGTCCTTGGTTGCCTTTATCTCCTCATCAAGGGTATTCGCGAGCGGTACGACGCGCAGCCGTTCGTGGCGGCACTCGGCCTCTTCGTCCTCGGCTATATCGGTATCGGCATCAGTTTCTATCCCTATATGGTGCCGCCGTCGCTCACCATCTGGGAAGCGGCCGCGCCGGAGGAAAGCCTTGCCTTCCTGCTTGCCGGCGCCCTCGTGCTCGTCCCGATCATTCTCGCCTATACCGGCTATGCCTATTGGGTCTTCCGCGGCAAGGTCGATCCGGAGGAGGGCTACCATTGA
- a CDS encoding transporter substrate-binding domain-containing protein: protein MKKTLKLLAVAAALSIAGAVAAQAEPVKVGFAAEPYPPFTSPDANGNWEGWEVEFMKAICAEAKLDCVITPVAWDGIIPALTSKKIDMIIGSMSITEERLKTIDFSDKYYNTPTGVIGTKGEDIKPTPEGLSGKTLGVQVSTVHQAYATAHFAPAGVEVKEYQTQDEANQDLAAGRLDAVQADAIALDAFLKSDQGKECCDYKGDVAQDLAILGPGVGVGLRKGEAELKDKINAAIKAIRENGTYDTFSKKYFDFDIYGG from the coding sequence ATGAAGAAGACATTGAAACTCCTAGCGGTCGCGGCCGCTTTGTCGATCGCGGGCGCCGTCGCCGCGCAGGCTGAGCCGGTCAAGGTCGGCTTTGCCGCCGAGCCTTATCCGCCCTTCACCTCGCCTGACGCCAACGGCAATTGGGAAGGCTGGGAAGTCGAGTTCATGAAGGCGATCTGCGCCGAGGCGAAGCTCGACTGCGTGATCACGCCCGTCGCCTGGGACGGCATCATTCCGGCGCTGACTTCCAAGAAGATCGACATGATCATCGGCTCGATGTCGATCACGGAAGAGCGCCTGAAGACGATCGACTTTTCCGACAAGTACTACAACACGCCGACCGGCGTCATCGGCACCAAGGGCGAGGACATCAAGCCGACGCCGGAAGGCCTGTCGGGCAAGACGCTTGGCGTGCAGGTTTCGACCGTGCATCAGGCCTACGCGACCGCGCACTTCGCCCCGGCCGGCGTGGAGGTCAAGGAATACCAGACGCAGGACGAGGCAAACCAGGACCTGGCCGCCGGCCGTCTCGACGCAGTGCAGGCGGATGCGATAGCGCTCGATGCCTTCCTGAAGAGCGACCAGGGCAAGGAATGCTGCGACTACAAGGGCGATGTCGCCCAGGATCTCGCCATCCTCGGCCCCGGTGTCGGCGTCGGCCTGCGCAAGGGCGAGGCCGAGCTCAAGGACAAGATCAACGCGGCGATCAAGGCGATCCGCGAGAACGGCACTTACGACACCTTCTCGAAGAAGTATTTCGACTTCGACATCTATGGCGGCTAA
- a CDS encoding cytochrome ubiquinol oxidase subunit I, with amino-acid sequence MFESFDATMLARMQFAFTVSFHIIFPAFSIGLASYLAVLEALWLWKKDDVYLELFNFWKTIFAVTFGMGVVSGIVMSYQFGTNWSVFADKAGPIIGPLMGYEVLTAFFLEAGFLGVMLFGLNRVGPKLHFFATAMVAIGTLISATWILSANSWMQTPTGFAMNEAGQFMPVDWWAIVFNPSFPFRLVHMVLAAYLTTAFVVGACGAWHLLRKTAPRRARTMFSMAMWMAAIVAPIQIFAGDQHGLNTLEHQPAKVMGMEGHFESHPDGAPLVLFGIPNTAEKRIDYAIEVPKLGSLILKHDLDAPLAGLDTIPDELHPPVAVIFWSFRVMVGIGLAMLGIGLWSLWCRYRGTLDSDPWLHRAAVLMGPAGFVAVLAGWVTTEVGRQPYTVYGHLMTANSVAPIEAPAVSASLLAFIIVYFFVFGAGTFYILRLMARLPRDTMPELDEGPIRAAGVAHGPASAKSHGEHHEL; translated from the coding sequence GTGTTTGAATCCTTCGACGCAACCATGCTCGCCCGCATGCAGTTTGCCTTTACCGTCTCGTTCCACATCATCTTTCCAGCCTTCTCCATCGGCCTTGCCAGCTACCTCGCCGTTCTTGAAGCCCTCTGGCTGTGGAAGAAGGACGACGTCTACCTGGAGCTCTTCAACTTCTGGAAGACGATCTTCGCGGTCACCTTTGGCATGGGCGTCGTCTCAGGCATCGTCATGTCCTACCAGTTCGGCACCAACTGGAGCGTGTTCGCCGACAAGGCCGGCCCGATCATCGGCCCGCTAATGGGATACGAGGTGCTCACCGCGTTCTTCCTGGAAGCCGGCTTTCTCGGCGTCATGCTGTTTGGCCTGAACCGTGTGGGTCCGAAACTCCATTTCTTCGCAACCGCCATGGTGGCGATCGGCACGCTGATCTCGGCAACCTGGATCCTGTCCGCGAACTCCTGGATGCAGACCCCCACGGGTTTTGCCATGAACGAAGCCGGTCAGTTCATGCCGGTCGACTGGTGGGCGATCGTCTTCAACCCGTCCTTCCCATTTCGTCTCGTCCACATGGTGCTTGCCGCCTATCTGACGACGGCTTTCGTCGTCGGGGCCTGCGGCGCCTGGCATCTCTTGCGCAAGACGGCACCACGGCGCGCCCGCACGATGTTCTCGATGGCGATGTGGATGGCGGCCATTGTCGCGCCGATCCAGATCTTCGCCGGCGACCAGCACGGGCTCAACACGCTCGAGCACCAGCCGGCCAAGGTCATGGGGATGGAAGGCCACTTCGAAAGCCACCCCGACGGCGCTCCGCTCGTGCTCTTCGGCATCCCCAACACGGCCGAGAAACGCATCGACTACGCGATCGAGGTGCCGAAATTGGGGAGCTTGATCCTGAAGCACGATCTCGATGCGCCGCTTGCAGGCCTGGACACGATCCCCGACGAATTGCATCCGCCGGTCGCTGTGATTTTCTGGTCGTTCCGCGTCATGGTCGGCATCGGGCTGGCCATGCTCGGCATCGGGCTGTGGTCGCTCTGGTGTCGCTACCGCGGTACGCTCGACAGCGATCCCTGGCTCCACCGCGCCGCGGTGCTAATGGGTCCTGCCGGCTTCGTCGCGGTTCTGGCGGGATGGGTAACCACGGAAGTGGGCCGCCAGCCTTACACGGTCTACGGCCACCTGATGACGGCCAACTCTGTCGCGCCGATCGAAGCTCCTGCCGTTTCCGCCTCGCTTCTGGCATTCATCATCGTCTACTTCTTCGTCTTTGGCGCGGGAACCTTCTACATCCTGCGGCTGATGGCGCGGCTCCCGCGCGACACGATGCCGGAACTCGACGAGGGCCCGATCCGCGCGGCCGGTGTCGCGCACGGCCCGGCGAGCGCCAAATCTCATGGAGAGCATCATGAACTTTGA
- a CDS encoding ABC transporter permease: MAADSIINWSLLSLSAPGWGGVLLQGFLHSIQIAVGGYALGLLLGVGGAFGKLYGGPVTRDLLECYTTIVRAVPELVLILLLYYAGTDLLNQLLGAVGFGTVDISGLMAGIFVIGVVQGAYSTEVLRGAIKAVPAGQIEAARAYGMSPGKVLRRVTLPAMLPYAIPGLANLWLIATKDTALLAVVGFSELTLVTRQAAGATKAYLLFFCAAGALYLALTLVSNVFIGALERHARRGFVEQR, from the coding sequence ATGGCCGCGGATTCCATCATCAACTGGAGCCTGCTCTCGCTTTCGGCGCCCGGCTGGGGCGGCGTATTGCTGCAAGGCTTTCTCCATTCGATCCAGATCGCGGTCGGCGGCTACGCGCTCGGCCTCCTGCTCGGCGTCGGCGGCGCCTTCGGCAAGCTCTATGGCGGGCCGGTCACGCGCGATCTTCTCGAATGCTACACCACCATCGTCCGGGCCGTGCCCGAACTCGTCCTCATCCTCCTCCTCTACTATGCCGGCACCGACCTCTTGAACCAGCTGCTCGGCGCCGTCGGCTTCGGGACGGTCGACATCAGCGGCCTGATGGCCGGTATCTTCGTCATTGGCGTCGTCCAGGGGGCCTATTCGACGGAAGTGTTGCGCGGCGCGATCAAGGCCGTGCCCGCCGGGCAGATCGAGGCGGCGCGCGCCTACGGCATGTCGCCCGGAAAGGTCCTGCGGCGTGTCACCCTCCCCGCGATGCTGCCCTATGCCATCCCCGGCCTCGCCAATCTCTGGCTGATCGCCACCAAGGATACCGCCCTGCTTGCCGTCGTCGGCTTCAGCGAGCTGACGCTGGTAACCCGCCAGGCGGCCGGCGCAACCAAGGCCTATCTGCTTTTCTTCTGCGCTGCCGGCGCGCTCTATCTTGCGCTGACGCTCGTTTCCAACGTCTTCATCGGCGCCTTGGAGAGGCATGCCCGGCGTGGTTTCGTGGAGCAGCGATGA
- a CDS encoding TetR family transcriptional regulator C-terminal domain-containing protein codes for MNRRTFHRAPEGERRQELIEATLDCIAEFGLKGATVRQIAIRAGVTAGLVRHYFDSKDQMVAEAYRAVIASLTEKAQNVEGDPATRLREFIAVNFTEPVADSRSVSLWAAFISQVRVDPVLAEIHREGYLAFRNTLQELLSEFLAAKGRPASEEECRRHAIAINGLVDGLWVEGCLAGDLFRDGELVSIAMASVEAVLGLPIKN; via the coding sequence GTGAATCGCCGCACATTTCACCGCGCTCCCGAAGGCGAGCGGCGTCAGGAGCTGATCGAGGCGACGCTTGATTGCATCGCGGAATTCGGCTTGAAAGGCGCGACCGTCCGTCAGATCGCGATCCGCGCCGGCGTGACCGCAGGGCTGGTCCGCCATTATTTCGACTCCAAGGACCAGATGGTCGCGGAGGCCTACCGCGCCGTCATCGCTTCTCTCACCGAGAAGGCGCAGAACGTCGAAGGCGATCCTGCGACGCGGCTCAGGGAATTCATTGCGGTCAACTTCACCGAACCGGTTGCCGACAGCCGCAGCGTCTCGCTTTGGGCGGCCTTCATCAGCCAGGTGCGGGTCGATCCGGTTCTCGCCGAGATCCACCGCGAAGGCTATCTCGCCTTCCGCAACACGCTGCAGGAACTGCTGAGCGAATTCCTTGCCGCCAAGGGCCGGCCCGCGAGCGAGGAAGAGTGCCGCCGCCATGCGATTGCGATCAACGGCCTGGTGGACGGGCTCTGGGTCGAAGGCTGCCTTGCCGGCGACCTCTTTCGCGACGGCGAACTGGTCAGCATTGCCATGGCCTCGGTCGAGGCCGTGCTCGGCCTACCAATCAAAAACTGA
- a CDS encoding ArnT family glycosyltransferase translates to MALPAWTRLVWLPLVVFILFLAAISFRPLLPIDETRYTSVAWEMYLSQDWLKPLTMNFAPYHHKLPLLFWLINASWAIFGVSRWAATLPVVLSSLACVYLTVALGRVLFPAFHNQGDRAAIIMVASVPFLAYSTLIYFDLTLTVFVLLSLIGTVVYARERDWRSVVLIGVSLGLGILARGPVAFLHILFPILLAPLWASDLRQPIRWYLGILAALGVATVIVLCWLIPVLRQADGKFAYALLWVQTVGRATGKLDAHVQPFYFYLPFLPAALIPWVFLPRFWKGVAVLREGLWEAEGSRFLICWVVPNLLLFSVISEKQPHYLLPLLPAVVLAMVLCLKEVPTRQLAQGLAIMVVAIVAGQAIASATILKRYDLEPVATYMRANRDKDWAFVTNYHAELGFLARLQKPVDDVPPRRLAQWFADHPDGRAIVVSRDSKDVAGYQTVINYPYRGKRVVVLSAQR, encoded by the coding sequence ATGGCCCTTCCTGCGTGGACCAGGCTCGTTTGGCTCCCCCTCGTCGTTTTCATCCTCTTCCTGGCTGCGATTTCCTTCAGGCCGCTCCTGCCCATCGACGAGACGCGCTACACCAGCGTCGCCTGGGAGATGTATCTCAGCCAGGACTGGCTCAAGCCGCTGACGATGAACTTCGCGCCCTATCACCACAAGCTCCCCCTCCTCTTCTGGCTCATCAATGCCTCATGGGCAATTTTCGGGGTCTCTCGCTGGGCGGCAACGCTTCCGGTCGTGCTTTCCTCCCTGGCATGCGTATACCTTACGGTCGCTCTCGGCCGCGTGCTGTTTCCCGCCTTTCACAACCAGGGTGATCGTGCGGCGATAATCATGGTCGCGAGTGTGCCGTTTCTCGCCTACAGCACCCTTATTTACTTCGACCTCACGTTGACCGTCTTCGTCTTGCTGTCCCTCATCGGCACGGTCGTCTATGCGCGCGAGCGGGATTGGCGTTCCGTGGTCCTCATCGGCGTGTCCCTGGGGCTGGGGATTCTCGCCAGGGGACCTGTGGCATTCCTCCACATACTGTTCCCGATTTTGCTGGCGCCGCTCTGGGCCAGCGATTTAAGGCAGCCGATAAGGTGGTACCTCGGAATTCTTGCAGCTTTGGGCGTGGCCACCGTCATCGTTCTCTGCTGGCTCATCCCGGTGCTGCGGCAGGCAGACGGCAAGTTCGCTTACGCGCTGCTCTGGGTGCAGACCGTCGGGCGGGCGACCGGAAAGCTCGACGCCCACGTTCAACCCTTCTATTTCTATCTGCCTTTCCTGCCCGCGGCGCTTATCCCGTGGGTCTTCCTTCCCCGATTCTGGAAGGGCGTTGCGGTGCTGCGCGAAGGCTTGTGGGAGGCGGAGGGAAGCCGGTTCCTCATTTGCTGGGTCGTTCCCAACTTGTTGTTGTTCTCCGTCATCAGCGAGAAGCAACCGCATTACCTGTTGCCGCTGTTGCCGGCCGTCGTCCTTGCTATGGTTCTTTGCTTGAAGGAGGTCCCGACCCGGCAGCTGGCGCAGGGCCTGGCGATCATGGTCGTCGCCATCGTCGCCGGCCAGGCCATCGCGTCGGCGACGATCCTGAAGCGCTACGATCTGGAGCCGGTCGCCACCTACATGCGTGCAAATCGCGACAAGGACTGGGCTTTCGTCACCAACTATCACGCGGAGCTCGGCTTCCTGGCGCGCCTTCAAAAACCGGTTGACGATGTCCCTCCGCGTCGGCTCGCACAATGGTTTGCCGACCATCCGGATGGGCGCGCGATCGTCGTATCCCGGGACAGCAAGGACGTCGCCGGCTACCAGACGGTGATAAACTATCCCTATCGCGGCAAAAGGGTGGTCGTGCTCTCTGCTCAACGATAG
- a CDS encoding pyridoxal phosphate-dependent aminotransferase, which produces MRYASITSRLADLGSGKWTLHIRARQLKAEGADIIELTIGEPDLPPDRSLLDECQRAMNAGRYRYSNGRGEPAVVAALAEKYRRRRADATAENVLCFPGTQTALFAVMLGLVEAGDAVLVGDPLYATYEGVICSTGAHHVLVPLKPEFGFHMRAEDLEKAITPECRVLLLNTPHNPTGAVLTAAEIAAIGEVARRHDLWIVCDEVYEELVFDAAFASPFDNPDLAERTVVVSSISKSHAAPGFRSGWAIGPAEFTNRLLPISETMFFGVQPFIADMTAYALTHEIDTAKKMRAAYKRRAGRIVDGLADAPGVFVLPPEAGMFTLIDVAGTGLSGEAFAWALLEEEGVAVMPGSSFGEEAQNFLRVSLTVPDCDIDEACRRIGSLAERLTARRERRA; this is translated from the coding sequence TTGCGCTACGCGTCGATCACCTCACGTCTTGCTGATCTCGGTTCCGGTAAATGGACGTTGCACATCCGCGCGCGCCAACTGAAGGCAGAAGGGGCCGATATCATCGAGCTGACGATCGGTGAGCCGGATCTGCCGCCGGACCGCTCCCTGCTTGACGAATGCCAGCGTGCCATGAACGCCGGGCGGTACCGCTACTCGAACGGGCGCGGCGAACCGGCCGTGGTCGCTGCTCTTGCGGAAAAATACCGGCGGCGCCGCGCCGATGCGACTGCCGAAAACGTCCTGTGTTTTCCAGGCACGCAGACGGCGCTCTTCGCCGTCATGCTGGGCCTCGTCGAGGCTGGCGACGCCGTGCTCGTCGGCGATCCGCTCTATGCGACCTACGAAGGCGTCATCTGTTCGACTGGCGCCCACCATGTGCTCGTCCCACTGAAACCCGAATTCGGTTTCCATATGCGGGCGGAGGACTTGGAAAAGGCGATCACGCCGGAATGCCGTGTGCTGCTTCTCAACACACCGCACAATCCGACCGGTGCGGTGCTGACTGCCGCCGAGATTGCCGCCATCGGCGAAGTCGCACGCCGCCACGACCTCTGGATCGTCTGCGACGAAGTCTATGAGGAACTGGTCTTCGATGCCGCGTTCGCGTCGCCCTTCGACAACCCCGATCTGGCCGAGCGCACTGTCGTCGTCTCGTCGATCTCCAAGTCGCACGCTGCACCCGGCTTCCGCAGTGGCTGGGCGATCGGCCCTGCCGAATTCACAAACCGCCTCCTGCCGATCTCCGAAACCATGTTTTTCGGCGTGCAGCCGTTCATCGCCGACATGACGGCTTACGCGCTGACCCACGAGATCGACACGGCGAAAAAAATGCGCGCGGCCTACAAGCGGCGCGCCGGGCGCATCGTTGATGGCCTTGCCGATGCGCCGGGTGTCTTTGTCCTGCCGCCGGAAGCGGGCATGTTCACGCTGATCGACGTCGCCGGTACCGGTCTTTCCGGCGAGGCCTTCGCATGGGCGCTTCTCGAAGAGGAAGGCGTGGCGGTGATGCCGGGTTCCTCCTTCGGCGAGGAAGCGCAGAATTTCCTGCGCGTGAGCCTCACCGTTCCCGATTGCGATATCGATGAAGCATGCCGGCGTATCGGCTCCCTGGCGGAGCGCCTGACCGCCCGCAGGGAGCGCCGCGCATGA
- a CDS encoding ABC transporter permease, with protein sequence MTDETTHALDHADFGLKQSKITNVVDSNELERDAGGKPLHTFPHPALAFTPEDLPKGENFLKPHRVVLILVAAALIVAVALLMRWDWLPRYLPRLGWGILVSIAMLFSTSILGFLFAVPLGLVQVTGPWYLKGLAKIFCTIIRGTPLLLQLWLLYYGLGSLFPQFPAIRHSFLWPYLREAWPYGVAALTISFAAYEGEVMRGAFAGVPAGELEAARAYGMSRWTMFRRIWLPRAIHRALPTLNGETVLQLKSTPLVATITVVDVYAVISKVRQETYLTYEPLLLLALIYLCLTGILVVAFRYFENRIPTRGA encoded by the coding sequence ATGACCGACGAAACGACCCACGCTCTCGATCACGCTGATTTTGGATTGAAACAATCCAAAATCACAAATGTGGTCGATTCTAATGAGTTGGAGCGGGATGCGGGCGGAAAACCGCTTCACACTTTTCCTCATCCCGCTCTGGCCTTCACCCCCGAAGACCTGCCGAAAGGCGAGAACTTCCTCAAGCCTCACCGTGTCGTTCTCATTCTCGTCGCCGCCGCACTGATCGTCGCCGTCGCCCTCCTGATGCGCTGGGACTGGCTGCCGCGCTACCTGCCGAGGCTCGGCTGGGGCATCCTTGTCAGCATCGCGATGCTGTTCAGCACCTCGATCCTTGGCTTCCTTTTTGCCGTGCCGCTGGGTCTCGTCCAGGTCACCGGGCCCTGGTATCTCAAGGGCCTTGCCAAGATCTTCTGCACGATCATCCGCGGGACGCCGCTGCTCCTGCAGTTGTGGCTGCTTTATTACGGGCTCGGCTCGCTGTTTCCGCAATTTCCGGCAATCCGCCACTCGTTTCTCTGGCCGTATCTGCGCGAAGCCTGGCCTTATGGCGTTGCGGCGCTCACCATTTCCTTTGCCGCCTACGAGGGCGAAGTGATGCGCGGCGCCTTTGCCGGCGTGCCAGCCGGCGAGTTGGAGGCGGCGCGGGCCTATGGCATGAGCCGCTGGACGATGTTCCGGCGGATCTGGCTGCCGCGTGCGATCCACCGCGCGCTTCCGACGCTCAATGGCGAGACCGTGTTGCAGCTCAAGTCGACGCCGCTGGTCGCCACGATCACCGTCGTCGATGTCTATGCGGTCATCTCGAAGGTGCGGCAGGAAACCTATCTCACCTACGAACCGCTGCTGCTGCTTGCTCTGATCTACCTGTGCCTTACGGGCATTCTGGTGGTCGCCTTCCGCTATTTCGAAAACCGCATACCGACCCGTGGTGCCTGA
- a CDS encoding ABC transporter ATP-binding protein has protein sequence MTGTAQAIAVTDLHKRFGPLEVLKGVSLTARQGDVIAIIGGSGSGKSTFLRCINMLELPSAGRVSVHGEEIRMKPDGHGGLVPADRKQVQRIRTQLGMVFQSFNLWQHMTILQNVIEVPVHVLGKSKAEAIETAETLLRRVGLYEKRDAYPAFLSGGQQQRAAIARALAIQPLVMLFDEPTSALDPELVGEVLSVIGDLAREKRTMILVTHEMKFARDVANHIVFLHNGVIEEQGSPEAIFGAPRSERLKKFISSIH, from the coding sequence ATGACGGGTACGGCCCAGGCAATCGCGGTCACTGACCTGCACAAGCGTTTCGGGCCATTGGAAGTGCTGAAAGGTGTGTCGCTCACAGCCCGACAGGGCGACGTGATCGCGATCATCGGCGGCAGCGGCTCGGGCAAATCCACTTTTCTTCGCTGTATCAACATGCTGGAACTGCCGTCGGCCGGACGCGTCAGCGTTCACGGCGAGGAAATCCGCATGAAGCCCGACGGCCATGGCGGGCTAGTGCCCGCCGATCGCAAGCAAGTGCAGCGAATTCGCACTCAACTCGGCATGGTCTTCCAGAGCTTCAATCTCTGGCAGCACATGACCATTCTTCAAAACGTGATCGAGGTGCCGGTGCATGTGCTCGGCAAATCCAAGGCCGAGGCGATCGAGACGGCCGAGACACTGCTACGCCGGGTCGGCCTTTACGAGAAACGCGACGCCTATCCGGCCTTCCTTTCCGGCGGCCAGCAGCAACGCGCGGCGATCGCCCGGGCGCTGGCGATCCAGCCGCTGGTGATGCTCTTTGACGAACCGACCTCGGCTCTCGATCCGGAGCTTGTCGGCGAGGTGCTCTCCGTCATCGGCGATCTTGCGCGTGAGAAGCGCACGATGATCCTCGTCACCCACGAGATGAAGTTTGCCCGCGACGTCGCCAATCACATCGTCTTCCTGCACAACGGCGTCATCGAAGAGCAGGGGTCACCCGAGGCGATCTTCGGTGCGCCGAGATCTGAGAGGCTCAAGAAGTTCATCAGCTCCATTCACTGA
- a CDS encoding M20 aminoacylase family protein: protein MKLAAAFDNAMPQLVSIRRDLHAHPELGLEETRTSAFIARHLDALGYTVTTGLAKTGVVGTLRNGTGSRSIGIRADIDALPIHEETGLDYASRTPGLMHACGHDGHTAMLLGAARALAERRNFDGTIHLIFQPAEENFGGAKIMIDDGLFDRFPCDAVFALHNEPNLPFGQFALREGPIMAAVDEARITIHGRGGHGAEPQEAADPIVCGASIVMALQSVVSRNIHPMDPTVVTVGAFHAGSASNIIPERAEIVVGIRSFDPAVRDELERRIRMIAEAQAASFGMRATVDYERSYDATINHKAETDFVRDLAIRFAGTDKVIDLARPFMGSEDFAYMLKERPGSYFFLGTKATGEEKPLHHPGYNFNDDLLPIGAAFWTELAETYLAG, encoded by the coding sequence ATGAAGCTCGCCGCCGCCTTCGACAACGCCATGCCGCAGCTGGTCTCGATCCGCCGCGACCTGCATGCGCACCCGGAATTGGGTCTCGAGGAAACGCGGACCTCCGCCTTCATTGCCCGGCACCTCGATGCACTTGGCTACACGGTAACAACCGGACTTGCGAAGACCGGTGTCGTCGGCACGCTCAGGAACGGCACCGGTTCACGCTCGATCGGCATCCGCGCCGACATCGATGCCTTGCCTATCCACGAGGAAACCGGGCTCGACTATGCCAGCAGGACGCCGGGGTTGATGCATGCCTGCGGGCACGACGGCCACACGGCGATGCTGCTCGGCGCCGCCCGTGCGCTCGCCGAACGGAGGAATTTCGACGGCACGATCCATCTCATCTTCCAGCCGGCCGAGGAGAATTTCGGCGGCGCGAAAATCATGATCGATGACGGCCTGTTCGACAGGTTTCCGTGCGACGCCGTGTTCGCGCTTCACAACGAACCGAACCTCCCCTTCGGCCAGTTCGCCTTGCGCGAAGGCCCGATCATGGCGGCCGTGGACGAGGCGCGGATCACCATTCATGGCCGCGGCGGTCACGGTGCCGAACCGCAGGAGGCCGCCGATCCGATCGTCTGCGGCGCCAGCATCGTCATGGCACTGCAGTCTGTCGTGTCGCGCAACATCCACCCCATGGATCCGACCGTCGTCACAGTCGGCGCCTTTCACGCCGGCTCCGCAAGCAACATCATTCCGGAACGGGCCGAGATCGTCGTCGGCATTCGCTCCTTCGACCCCGCCGTCCGCGACGAGCTGGAGCGCCGCATCCGCATGATCGCGGAAGCGCAGGCGGCAAGCTTCGGTATGCGTGCCACCGTCGATTACGAGCGGAGTTACGACGCGACAATCAACCACAAGGCCGAGACCGATTTCGTGCGCGACCTCGCGATCCGCTTCGCCGGCACCGACAAGGTCATTGATCTTGCGCGCCCTTTCATGGGCAGCGAAGACTTCGCCTACATGCTGAAAGAGCGGCCCGGCAGCTATTTCTTCCTCGGAACCAAAGCGACGGGCGAGGAAAAGCCGCTCCATCATCCCGGCTACAACTTCAATGACGATCTGCTGCCGATCGGCGCCGCCTTCTGGACCGAACTCGCCGAGACCTATCTTGCCGGATGA